A window of the Desulfobacula toluolica Tol2 genome harbors these coding sequences:
- a CDS encoding peptide chain release factor 3 yields the protein MNSNNNIDKNLLNQINKRRTFAIISHPDAGKTTLTEKLLLFGGAIQQAGAVKSRKVAKAATSDFMSIEQERGISVSSSVMKFTYQGYEINLLDTPGHKDFSEDTYRVLTAVDCAVMIIDNAKGVEPQTQKLMEVCRMRNTPIITFINKLDREGMEPLDIFEDIEDKLQIECVPLTWPIGMGKRFKGVYNLEKKELGIFSSGYTPKNNDGVIIDDLSDCRLDELISESQAEQLRESVELICGASDPFDMDLYLNGTQTPVFFGSAINNFGVKEMLDTFVKIAPQPGVRSTATRDVEPHENAFSGFTFKIQANMDPEHRDRIAFFRICSGKFTKGMKVKHHRIGKEIKISNATIFMAQERNNIEEAYPGDIIGIHNHGTIKIGDTFTTKEPLKFLGIPNFAPEHFRRVILKDPMKAKALQKGLTQLSEEGTIQVFRPLLGNMHIIGAVGVLQFDVTMARLKAEYNVNAGYETIDLSVARWVTCEDETILKDFKRKNESSLTMDSEDWLTFLTTSEYQLGFVMEEWPQIQFHKTREHN from the coding sequence ATGAATTCAAATAATAATATAGATAAAAACCTTTTAAATCAAATTAATAAACGCAGAACTTTTGCGATCATAAGCCATCCTGATGCAGGCAAAACAACTTTGACTGAAAAGTTACTTTTATTTGGCGGTGCCATACAGCAAGCTGGCGCTGTAAAATCCAGAAAAGTTGCAAAAGCTGCCACCAGTGATTTTATGTCCATTGAACAGGAAAGAGGGATAAGTGTGTCTTCTTCTGTTATGAAGTTTACCTATCAAGGATATGAAATTAATCTTCTGGATACTCCAGGGCATAAAGATTTTTCTGAAGATACTTACAGAGTTTTGACTGCTGTTGACTGTGCAGTCATGATAATCGATAATGCAAAAGGGGTTGAACCACAGACTCAGAAATTGATGGAAGTCTGTCGAATGAGAAACACTCCCATCATTACCTTTATTAACAAACTGGATCGAGAAGGAATGGAACCGCTTGATATTTTTGAAGATATTGAGGATAAACTACAGATTGAGTGTGTTCCTTTGACCTGGCCTATTGGTATGGGCAAGCGGTTTAAAGGGGTTTATAACCTTGAAAAAAAAGAGCTGGGTATCTTTTCTTCCGGGTACACACCAAAGAATAATGATGGTGTTATCATTGATGATTTATCGGATTGTCGGCTTGATGAACTCATTTCCGAGAGTCAGGCTGAGCAGCTCAGAGAAAGTGTGGAATTAATTTGCGGAGCATCAGATCCTTTTGATATGGATTTGTATCTAAATGGTACTCAGACCCCTGTTTTTTTTGGTTCGGCCATTAATAACTTCGGGGTAAAAGAGATGCTGGATACTTTTGTGAAAATTGCACCTCAACCAGGAGTTAGATCTACGGCTACACGGGATGTGGAACCCCATGAAAATGCATTTTCCGGATTTACCTTTAAGATTCAGGCTAATATGGACCCGGAACACAGGGATCGAATCGCTTTTTTCAGGATCTGTTCCGGAAAATTTACCAAAGGAATGAAAGTAAAACACCATAGAATTGGCAAAGAAATTAAAATTTCCAATGCCACAATTTTCATGGCCCAGGAACGAAATAATATTGAGGAAGCTTATCCCGGAGATATTATTGGAATACATAATCATGGCACCATCAAAATTGGTGATACATTTACAACCAAGGAACCCTTAAAGTTTTTAGGCATTCCCAATTTTGCTCCCGAGCATTTCAGACGGGTGATTTTAAAAGATCCAATGAAGGCAAAGGCACTTCAAAAAGGATTGACTCAGCTTTCCGAAGAGGGAACCATACAGGTTTTTAGACCGTTGCTTGGAAATATGCATATTATTGGTGCTGTTGGGGTGCTTCAGTTTGATGTGACCATGGCGCGGCTTAAAGCGGAATATAATGTAAATGCCGGTTATGAAACAATTGATTTGTCCGTTGCAAGATGGGTAACCTGTGAAGATGAAACAATATTAAAAGATTTTAAAAGAAAAAATGAATCCAGTCTTACAATGGATTCAGAAGATTGGCTGACCTTTTTGACAACTAGTGAGTATCAGTTGGGATTTGTCATGGAAGAGTGGCCTCAGATTCAATTTCATAAAACCCGTGAACATAATTAA
- the tnpC gene encoding IS66 family transposase has translation MTKGKVKGNRNLDEVKKIACDLIDENQILKEQVKSLQNMIFGRKSEKTPKDDGQMSLFDMPEPELPILEKEEEDVTIGEHTRKKRGRKPLPADLPRIDVIHELSEDERQCNCGCLKERIGQEESEQLDYIPAKVRVLRNIRYKYACKNCEGVEDDGPTVSIARMPEQIIPKSIATPGLLAHILTAKFADALPFYRQEKQFTRIGIELGRSTMCTWAMKVADACDILIDMMQKDILASPMIGADETPLLVLKGPRKSKSYMWIFRGGPPDMPIIQFQYHPTRSGDVAASFLNGYKGIVQTDGYKGYDFLDKITDIIHVACWTHARRGFKNVTKAAGNKKSSSGNAGTALKYISLLYKIEKEARVQELTPDQLYARRQKEAVPILEEFKKWLDARVEKVPPKSLLGKAIHYTLNQWHRLIQYTTDGIIRPDNNLVENAIRPFVVGRKNWLFSDTVKGARASALIYSLIETAKSNGLEPYWYLKYLFEHLPEAMTEDDFKALLPYNVDKKQLA, from the coding sequence ATGACTAAAGGCAAGGTAAAAGGTAATCGGAATCTGGATGAAGTGAAGAAAATTGCTTGTGATTTGATTGATGAGAATCAAATCCTTAAAGAGCAGGTTAAATCACTTCAGAATATGATCTTTGGTCGCAAATCAGAGAAAACGCCTAAAGATGACGGGCAAATGTCTCTGTTCGATATGCCTGAACCCGAACTTCCTATCCTGGAAAAAGAGGAGGAAGACGTAACGATTGGTGAACATACCCGTAAAAAACGTGGCCGCAAGCCTTTACCCGCCGATCTTCCCCGTATAGATGTTATACATGAACTCAGCGAGGATGAAAGACAGTGCAACTGCGGTTGCCTTAAGGAACGCATCGGCCAGGAAGAGTCAGAACAACTGGACTATATCCCTGCCAAAGTAAGGGTACTTCGAAACATCCGGTATAAATACGCCTGCAAAAATTGTGAAGGTGTGGAAGACGACGGCCCCACCGTGTCAATTGCCAGGATGCCTGAACAGATTATCCCCAAAAGCATTGCTACCCCGGGCCTTCTGGCACATATTCTGACCGCAAAATTTGCAGATGCCCTGCCGTTTTACCGTCAGGAAAAGCAATTTACCAGGATCGGTATTGAACTTGGCCGGTCGACCATGTGTACATGGGCCATGAAAGTCGCTGACGCCTGTGATATTCTAATCGACATGATGCAAAAGGACATACTGGCAAGCCCGATGATTGGTGCTGATGAAACACCTCTTCTGGTCTTAAAGGGCCCCCGGAAATCAAAATCATATATGTGGATTTTTAGAGGTGGTCCGCCTGATATGCCAATTATTCAATTCCAATATCATCCGACACGATCCGGAGATGTTGCCGCATCATTTTTGAATGGATACAAAGGCATTGTTCAGACGGATGGCTATAAAGGATATGATTTTCTGGACAAAATAACAGATATCATTCATGTGGCATGCTGGACTCACGCCCGCAGGGGATTTAAAAATGTAACAAAAGCTGCAGGGAATAAAAAGAGTTCGTCGGGCAATGCCGGCACCGCTTTAAAGTATATCAGTCTGCTTTATAAAATTGAAAAAGAAGCCCGGGTGCAGGAATTAACGCCTGACCAATTATATGCTCGGAGGCAAAAAGAAGCGGTTCCAATTTTAGAAGAGTTCAAGAAATGGCTTGATGCAAGAGTGGAAAAAGTTCCTCCCAAAAGTCTGCTTGGCAAGGCGATCCATTATACTCTCAACCAATGGCACAGGCTCATCCAATACACGACCGACGGAATCATCAGGCCTGATAACAATCTGGTTGAAAATGCCATCCGACCTTTTGTGGTCGGACGAAAGAATTGGCTTTTCTCGGACACCGTTAAGGGTGCCCGGGCCAGTGCACTGATTTACAGCTTGATTGAAACAGCCAAATCAAATGGGCTGGAGCCATATTGGTATCTCAAATATCTGTTTGAACACTTGCCTGAGGCTATGACGGAAGATGATTTTAAGGCGTTGCTTCCATACAATGTCGATAAAAAACAGTTGGCTTGA
- the tnpB gene encoding IS66 family insertion sequence element accessory protein TnpB (TnpB, as the term is used for proteins encoded by IS66 family insertion elements, is considered an accessory protein, since TnpC, encoded by a neighboring gene, is a DDE family transposase.) — MMNFPSDTKVYLFLGATDMRKAINGLSVIVSEQMQLDIFSSNLFVFCNRTQTILKILYWDKNGFCMWQKRLEKDRFKWPKTSDDVMNITSRELSWLVDGLNINQAHKPLKYSMIY; from the coding sequence ATGATGAATTTTCCGTCAGACACCAAGGTCTATCTATTCTTAGGCGCAACGGATATGCGCAAAGCTATTAACGGATTGTCCGTCATTGTCAGTGAACAGATGCAACTTGACATATTTTCCTCCAACTTGTTTGTATTCTGCAACCGGACGCAGACCATTTTAAAAATTTTATACTGGGATAAAAATGGCTTCTGTATGTGGCAGAAACGTCTTGAAAAAGACCGTTTCAAGTGGCCGAAAACATCTGACGATGTCATGAATATTACCAGTCGAGAGTTGTCCTGGTTAGTTGACGGCCTGAATATAAATCAGGCACATAAACCCTTGAAATATTCCATGATTTATTGA
- a CDS encoding helix-turn-helix domain-containing protein, which yields MDIDCQNIKTAFGKKLRSLRTSKGLSQEKLAELSDLDRTYISSVELGKRNISIVNICRLSAVLKIETSEFFDIYYPECLSGCIFILTALLLKENGHY from the coding sequence ATGGATATTGATTGCCAGAATATTAAAACTGCTTTCGGGAAGAAACTACGTTCGCTCAGAACATCAAAAGGCCTATCCCAAGAAAAATTGGCTGAACTTTCAGACCTGGATAGAACATATATCAGCAGCGTGGAACTGGGGAAAAGGAATATCAGTATCGTGAATATCTGTCGCCTGTCCGCAGTCCTTAAAATCGAAACTTCTGAATTTTTCGACATTTATTACCCTGAATGTCTTTCAGGCTGCATTTTTATACTGACAGCCTTGCTTTTAAAGGAAAATGGCCATTACTAA
- a CDS encoding carbon-nitrogen hydrolase family protein, producing the protein MIDEIKHKLKTRHLRLDDYSVLYDLSNKVYKDIASPWTEAQVNRLIKLFPEGQICIEDKGKPVAIALSLIIDFSLFGDQHSYNQIVRDGTFKSHDPEGDYLYGIDISVNPEYQGMRLGRRLYDARRELAENLNLKGILLGGRIPDYHKYSKEMKAQQYILKVKNRELYDPVLTFQLSNDFHVRNLLDDYWPEDLQSRGNAVLLEWINIYYQKKTKLIGKTKSIARLGVVQWKMRRFDTFEDFMQQVEFFIDTVSDYKADIILFPELLNAPLIHTYEGNNPADAMRMLASYTEDMRMLMTEMALSYNINIVTGSVPQLRDDGKLYNVSFLCKRDGTWDSQEKLHITPEEATDWGFSGGHDLKVFDTDVGKIGILICYDVEFPELARLQALKGVKILLVPFWTDTKTAYLRVRRCAQARAIENEYYVAISGSVGNIPKVETMGIQYSQSAIFTPSDFSCPHDAIASEATPGIETTLIANLDLDLIKEIRAMGSVLNAENRRTDLYELRWFDDK; encoded by the coding sequence ATGATTGATGAAATAAAGCACAAACTTAAAACCAGACATCTCAGATTGGATGACTACTCAGTATTGTATGATCTTTCTAATAAAGTCTATAAAGACATTGCCTCTCCCTGGACTGAGGCACAAGTAAATCGATTAATTAAATTATTCCCAGAAGGCCAGATATGTATTGAGGATAAGGGAAAACCAGTTGCCATTGCCCTGTCTTTGATTATCGATTTTAGTCTGTTCGGGGATCAACACTCCTATAACCAGATTGTTCGAGACGGAACCTTTAAATCGCACGACCCGGAAGGAGACTATCTTTATGGTATAGATATCTCAGTAAACCCGGAATACCAGGGAATGCGTCTTGGCCGTCGCCTGTATGACGCTCGCAGGGAGCTGGCAGAAAATCTCAACCTCAAAGGAATTTTACTCGGCGGACGCATACCTGATTACCATAAATATTCTAAAGAGATGAAGGCCCAGCAGTACATTCTTAAAGTGAAAAATCGAGAACTGTACGACCCGGTACTCACCTTCCAGCTCTCCAACGATTTCCATGTCCGCAACCTCCTCGATGACTACTGGCCGGAAGATCTTCAATCCCGCGGCAATGCAGTCCTGTTGGAATGGATCAACATCTATTATCAAAAAAAAACCAAGCTGATTGGCAAGACCAAATCCATTGCCAGGCTTGGTGTCGTTCAGTGGAAAATGCGTCGTTTCGACACATTTGAGGATTTTATGCAGCAGGTTGAGTTCTTTATCGATACTGTGAGCGATTACAAAGCTGACATAATCCTCTTTCCTGAATTGCTCAATGCACCACTCATTCATACCTATGAAGGTAACAACCCGGCTGATGCCATGCGAATGTTAGCTAGCTATACGGAAGATATGCGCATGCTCATGACTGAAATGGCACTCAGCTATAACATCAATATTGTAACAGGCAGTGTTCCGCAGCTGAGGGATGATGGGAAACTGTACAACGTGAGTTTTTTGTGCAAACGAGATGGTACTTGGGACAGCCAGGAAAAATTACATATAACCCCGGAAGAAGCTACTGACTGGGGTTTTTCCGGCGGTCATGATTTAAAAGTCTTTGATACTGATGTGGGCAAGATCGGAATCCTGATTTGTTATGATGTCGAGTTTCCAGAGCTGGCCAGATTGCAGGCTTTAAAGGGTGTAAAGATATTGTTAGTGCCTTTCTGGACCGACACCAAGACTGCCTATTTACGGGTTCGGCGGTGTGCGCAGGCCAGAGCGATTGAAAACGAGTACTATGTTGCCATTTCAGGGAGCGTAGGCAATATCCCTAAAGTCGAAACCATGGGCATCCAATATTCGCAGTCTGCAATTTTTACCCCATCAGATTTTTCATGTCCTCACGATGCGATAGCCTCCGAAGCAACACCAGGTATAGAAACGACCTTAATTGCCAATCTGGATTTAGATTTAATCAAGGAGATAAGAGCGATGGGAAGCGTGCTAAATGCCGAGAATCGACGAACCGATCTGTATGAGCTGCGTTGGTTTGATGATAAATAA
- a CDS encoding DUF2285 domain-containing protein produces MESNKKTVRSPDWRNPDDYAFKPGFWTEKQFYAWQFIRRNAEYRKDWERELQHYLEKKELEGFEDLDINDPWFFIAPQKKSTVSKWGLCWLCNPDVNSPYIIFERQYGDIQLSRLNEFHLGTPIDDIEKIKPLNVPDGKANLIFDLRLPIKPQLKKAQELLLHTQEALKKTDKLKVESPKTHLDKFAVYLRIFDGYSDNAKTREIASEIYPNDDNRDTDYPANGKVKKNYKTAKELINGGYRKHILIPE; encoded by the coding sequence TTGGAATCAAATAAAAAAACTGTCAGGTCACCTGACTGGCGCAATCCAGATGATTATGCCTTTAAGCCAGGTTTTTGGACCGAAAAGCAATTTTACGCTTGGCAATTTATAAGAAGGAATGCTGAGTATCGGAAGGATTGGGAACGCGAATTACAGCATTACCTTGAAAAAAAGGAGCTGGAGGGTTTTGAAGATTTGGACATTAATGATCCATGGTTTTTCATTGCACCTCAAAAGAAGTCCACAGTATCAAAATGGGGACTTTGCTGGTTATGCAATCCAGATGTTAATAGTCCATATATTATTTTTGAGAGGCAATACGGGGATATCCAACTCAGTCGGCTAAATGAGTTCCATCTCGGAACACCCATTGATGATATTGAAAAAATTAAACCGCTAAACGTACCAGATGGCAAAGCAAATCTGATTTTCGATCTAAGATTGCCAATCAAACCTCAACTTAAAAAGGCTCAAGAACTTTTACTTCACACACAAGAAGCTTTGAAGAAAACTGATAAATTAAAGGTCGAATCCCCAAAAACACATTTGGATAAATTCGCTGTCTATCTAAGAATATTTGATGGATATTCTGACAATGCTAAAACCAGGGAGATTGCATCTGAGATTTATCCGAATGATGATAATAGGGATACAGACTATCCAGCGAATGGCAAGGTTAAAAAGAACTATAAAACTGCGAAAGAGCTTATAAATGGTGGATATAGAAAACACATTTTAATCCCGGAATAA
- the tnpB gene encoding IS66 family insertion sequence element accessory protein TnpB, whose protein sequence is MIYIPPQSIIFAIPKHISFDIPIDQITGICKRYRLDYFSGDIYAFRDENETQIGLLTYDGHGIQWCIKRYSEGKISWWPHDTEVVQLLPRDLQIMLWGGNPSKIKMPEMWKPIHNIKR, encoded by the coding sequence ATGATATACATACCACCACAATCAATTATTTTTGCGATTCCGAAACATATCAGTTTTGATATTCCTATCGATCAAATAACAGGCATTTGTAAAAGATACAGATTAGATTATTTTTCAGGGGATATTTATGCCTTCAGAGATGAAAACGAAACCCAAATAGGCTTATTAACCTATGATGGCCATGGAATTCAATGGTGTATAAAAAGATACTCAGAGGGAAAAATCAGTTGGTGGCCTCATGATACTGAAGTCGTACAATTGTTGCCAAGAGATTTACAAATTATGCTTTGGGGTGGAAATCCCAGCAAAATTAAAATGCCGGAAATGTGGAAACCAATTCATAATATAAAGCGGTAA
- a CDS encoding DNA primase family protein translates to MPKPINSDFSTGELFSEKDIWEALESNQDGDTKLFIKLNKGRFCYDHSDKTWFKFNGNFWEIDKVQEVYDGFGKLIYAYGRLATKYSIQSVEATKDGDDEASKTFGGYSKYIKKRISALHTMYRKKAVLQLASSGKNSLGISGDEWNNASNLFPCANGIINLKTGKLTQGMPGQYIKSASPIIYSANSPSPLTFLNFLKGVFNGNQDIIDYIQRLFGYSLLGTSREHIFVIMCGNGRNGKTTLLQIMYHILGPLGGPVKSGLLLDQGRTISSSSPNPDILDLKGKRLIWCSETNKQNKLDTGVVKWLTGGDELVGRPMYGKSERRFPPSHTLLLITNHEPKIPGGEDEFAFWKRVHLVPFNVSFVENPKGLSQCEIDKDLPDKLKEEAEGILSWLVQGCLEYQRITLKPPKEVLLATAEYKKQSDPIRLFIDEACIEKDGQQIKSSNLYEAYKDWCRDSGYDALGLKSFGAEIRKKFKVKRSNGIYYLGIGLKQDYSYYLE, encoded by the coding sequence ATGCCAAAACCAATAAATTCAGATTTTTCCACGGGAGAACTCTTCTCAGAAAAAGATATTTGGGAAGCCTTAGAATCAAATCAGGATGGTGATACGAAGCTTTTTATAAAATTGAACAAAGGAAGGTTTTGTTATGACCATTCAGACAAAACTTGGTTCAAGTTTAACGGTAATTTCTGGGAAATAGACAAGGTTCAAGAAGTATATGATGGATTCGGAAAGCTTATTTATGCCTACGGCAGGCTTGCAACTAAATACAGTATTCAATCTGTTGAAGCTACAAAAGACGGAGATGATGAAGCTTCCAAGACATTTGGAGGTTATTCTAAATATATCAAAAAAAGAATAAGCGCTCTGCATACGATGTATCGTAAAAAGGCGGTTCTGCAGCTTGCTTCCAGTGGGAAAAACTCTTTGGGTATTTCCGGAGATGAGTGGAATAACGCTTCAAACCTATTTCCATGTGCCAACGGTATAATAAATCTAAAAACCGGTAAACTTACTCAAGGGATGCCTGGTCAGTATATAAAATCAGCCTCACCAATAATATATTCTGCGAATTCTCCAAGCCCATTAACTTTTTTGAATTTTTTGAAGGGTGTTTTCAATGGCAACCAAGATATCATTGATTATATCCAGCGGCTTTTTGGATATTCCCTTTTAGGAACTTCTCGTGAACATATCTTTGTAATAATGTGTGGAAATGGTCGTAACGGGAAAACCACATTGCTTCAAATTATGTACCATATTTTAGGCCCTTTAGGTGGTCCTGTAAAATCTGGTTTGTTACTTGATCAAGGAAGAACAATATCGAGCTCATCACCTAATCCAGACATTTTAGACTTAAAGGGTAAAAGACTTATATGGTGTAGTGAGACGAATAAACAAAATAAATTGGATACAGGAGTAGTCAAATGGTTGACTGGAGGGGATGAATTAGTAGGCAGACCGATGTACGGTAAATCGGAACGTCGTTTTCCCCCAAGTCATACCTTGCTGCTAATAACTAACCACGAACCTAAAATACCAGGCGGAGAAGATGAATTCGCATTTTGGAAGAGAGTTCACCTTGTACCTTTTAATGTTTCTTTTGTTGAAAATCCAAAAGGGCTTTCACAATGTGAAATCGACAAAGATTTGCCCGATAAACTCAAGGAAGAAGCTGAAGGGATATTGAGTTGGCTTGTTCAAGGCTGTTTAGAATACCAAAGGATTACTTTAAAACCTCCAAAGGAAGTTCTTTTGGCAACCGCTGAATATAAAAAACAGAGTGATCCAATCAGGCTGTTTATTGATGAGGCCTGTATTGAAAAAGATGGCCAGCAGATTAAATCGAGCAATTTGTATGAAGCATATAAAGATTGGTGTAGGGATAGTGGCTATGATGCATTAGGACTAAAATCTTTTGGAGCAGAAATTAGAAAAAAATTCAAGGTGAAACGGTCTAACGGCATATACTACCTTGGTATTGGCTTAAAACAAGATTATTCGTATTATCTGGAATGA
- a CDS encoding tyrosine-type recombinase/integrase yields the protein MAKWKSSKYPGVRFREHPTRKHGVSFDKYFAIRYQRDGKRKEEGLGWTSGGWTLQKAALKLAELKEAAVTGNGETRLSEKREKARIKKIEIQKEKARKEKDAITIKNYFYKTYYPAIQQEKKHKTHIREESLFRTWINPAIGHKTFKDISSFDLERLRKNMLDEGRAPRSVQYCFATFRQIWNHARINGLINNESPTRNVKLPKVENQRLRFLSHEEAEILLKSLKIKSQKIHDMTLLSLHTGVRAGEIFSLTWGVIDLENGFALVRDAKGKPRHVYLTDATQAMFERIYEGQSPSELVFKDTNGKQIQFISHTFDRTVKELGFNDGVTDRRDKVTFHTCRHTFASWHVQNGTDLYTVKNLLGHSTIQLTERYSHLRPDGLKKAAQNFDEKVIKNNIAPLEKTKMADNTSLG from the coding sequence ATGGCCAAATGGAAAAGCTCAAAATATCCTGGTGTCAGATTCAGGGAACACCCCACCAGAAAGCACGGTGTTTCATTTGATAAATATTTTGCTATTCGATACCAGAGAGACGGCAAAAGGAAAGAAGAGGGCCTGGGGTGGACGTCTGGGGGCTGGACTCTGCAAAAAGCTGCTTTGAAACTTGCAGAGTTAAAAGAGGCCGCCGTTACTGGAAACGGCGAGACAAGATTATCTGAGAAACGGGAAAAAGCCAGAATAAAAAAAATAGAGATCCAGAAAGAAAAAGCACGAAAAGAAAAAGATGCTATTACCATAAAAAATTATTTTTACAAGACCTATTACCCTGCTATCCAGCAAGAAAAAAAGCATAAAACACATATCAGAGAAGAATCCTTATTCAGAACATGGATTAACCCAGCAATAGGCCATAAAACATTTAAAGATATTTCCAGTTTTGATCTGGAACGTTTAAGAAAGAACATGCTTGATGAAGGAAGAGCGCCAAGAAGCGTGCAATATTGTTTTGCAACTTTCAGACAAATATGGAACCATGCACGAATAAATGGCCTTATTAATAACGAGAGCCCAACACGAAATGTAAAATTACCTAAAGTTGAAAACCAGAGATTACGTTTTTTAAGTCATGAGGAAGCTGAAATCCTTTTGAAAAGCTTGAAAATCAAAAGCCAAAAAATCCATGATATGACCTTGTTATCATTACATACCGGAGTAAGGGCCGGAGAAATATTTTCTTTGACTTGGGGAGTTATTGATCTTGAAAATGGTTTTGCATTAGTACGAGATGCCAAAGGAAAACCACGTCATGTTTATCTAACTGATGCCACACAAGCCATGTTTGAAAGAATCTATGAAGGTCAATCCCCTTCTGAACTGGTGTTTAAAGATACCAACGGGAAACAAATTCAATTTATCAGCCATACTTTTGATAGAACAGTTAAAGAACTTGGATTTAATGATGGTGTCACTGACCGGCGTGATAAAGTCACCTTCCATACTTGCCGCCACACCTTTGCATCCTGGCATGTTCAGAACGGCACTGACCTTTACACAGTCAAAAATTTACTCGGGCATTCAACCATACAACTTACTGAGCGCTACAGCCATCTAAGGCCTGATGGTTTAAAAAAAGCAGCACAAAACTTTGATGAAAAGGTTATAAAAAATAACATTGCCCCACTTGAAAAGACAAAAATGGCTGATAACACTTCCCTGGGATAG
- the tnpA gene encoding IS66 family insertion sequence element accessory protein TnpA, with protein MSKSWKKINEEKAIFWKTHIDQWTESRLSQIEYCRQNGLRPNRFTYWKIKFGKPNQPTGLVQVPVPTHFCQAGLKLNIGRELQVEIPDGFKKETLEQVLSVLKAVQ; from the coding sequence TTGAGCAAATCGTGGAAGAAAATAAACGAAGAAAAGGCAATATTCTGGAAAACACATATCGATCAATGGACTGAATCCCGCCTGTCCCAAATAGAGTACTGCCGCCAGAATGGCCTGAGGCCGAACAGGTTCACCTATTGGAAGATTAAATTCGGTAAACCAAATCAGCCCACAGGACTGGTTCAGGTTCCTGTGCCGACTCACTTTTGTCAAGCAGGGCTAAAACTGAATATAGGCCGGGAACTGCAAGTGGAAATCCCTGACGGTTTTAAGAAAGAAACCCTTGAGCAGGTGCTTTCTGTATTGAAGGCTGTCCAATGA